The following are from one region of the Miscanthus floridulus cultivar M001 unplaced genomic scaffold, ASM1932011v1 os_2694_1_2, whole genome shotgun sequence genome:
- the LOC136535325 gene encoding probable mediator of RNA polymerase II transcription subunit 26c: MANEQSGSLLRRWRPFYSAFGAIDDAIEEAGGHPRAAFRDVRVRILQLLRGATDDGVAEQLCGALDEAMAEALETLRVAPVPHSALASTDLERTVGALEKHGSARIRRLAGDVVRGWRAANVTTTTAVKEELDKLSADDRIPGQSISAVIADGNARGHREKLHIQPAKMLPAAEVHKKKLQTPPVKMLPTVPVAEAYYVPPAKMLPTTATVSIPNTSETNKPAVDESKKMEATKRKLREGYQEAEKIKRQHTIQKINDKEAAKMFEQKQRKMHPVVRGRGPASCRTSSGVRRSLLPSLQMI; the protein is encoded by the coding sequence ATGGCCAACGAGCAGAGCGGGAGCCTCCTGCGAAGGTGGAGGCCATTCTACAGCGCTTTCGGCGCCATCGACGACGCGATCGAGGAGGCAGGCGGCCACCCGCGCGCCGCGTTCCGGGACGTGAGGGTCCGGATCCTCCAGCTGCTCCGCGGCGCCACTGACGACGGCGTGGCCGAGCAGCTCTGCGGCGCGCTGGACGAGGCCATGGCGGAAGCGCTAGAGACTCTGCGGGTGGCGCCCGTCCCGCACAGCGCGCTGGCGTCCACTGACCTCGAAAGGACCGTCGGCGCCCTCGAGAAGCACGGCTCGGCCCGGATCCGCAGGCTCGCGGGCGACGTCGTGCGCGGGTGGAGGGCGGCCAACGTCACCACAACTACAGCAGTCAAGGAAGAGCTCGACAAGCTCTCTGCTGATGATCGGATCCCAGGCCAGAGCATCTCTGCAGTGATAGCTGATGGCAATGCGCGTGGACACAGGGAGAAGTTGCACATACAGCCTGCGAAGATGCTTCCCGCCGCCGAGGTACACAAGAAGAAGCTACAGACACCGCCGGTGAAGATGCTTCCTACCGTCCCCGTCGCCGAGGCATACTATGTTCCCCCGGCGAAGATGCTGCCGACCACAGCTACTGTCTCGATACCGAACACGAGCGAGACCAATAAGCCAGCCGTCGACGAGAGCAAGAAGATGGAGGCTACAAAACGCAAGTTGCGTGAGGGTTATCAAGAGGCCGAGAAGATCAAGCGTCAACACACCATTCAGAAGATCAACGACAAGGAGGCAGCAAAGATGTTTGAGCAAAAGCAACGGAAGATGCATCCCGTCGTACGAGGGAGAGGCCCAGCATCATGTAGGACCTCCTCAGGCGTCAGGCGTTCGTTGCTTCCCTCTCTTCAGATGATTTAG